The Pseudarthrobacter sp. NS4 genome includes a window with the following:
- the wecC gene encoding UDP-N-acetyl-D-mannosamine dehydrogenase — protein MNNIDTVAVIGLGYIGLPTAAILASNGLNVVGVDVNEETVKSVNRGDVPFVEPDLAAYVSGAVSLKNLQATTEMPAAQAYIVAVPTPFQTDRSADLSYIRAAAEAIAPKLRGGELVILESTSPPGTTQFLGDFLVNLRPDLTLDGADGKPEIHVAHCPERVLPGRIMVELVTNDRIVGGLTATAAQLAKSLYSVFCQGKILLTDAATAEMAKLVENSYRDVNIAFANELSVISDKLGINVWELIELANHHPRVDILKPGPGVGGHCIAVDPWFIIAAAPEEARLIRQARETNDAKPNWVVNKVADLLADYISPTVAVLGLAFKANIDDLRESPAVDIVENLSRKLDGSRILVVEPHVQSLPRTLAGLANVTLGDLGPSLAAADAVVLLVDHDSFKEIHKEELSGKHLVDTRGIWN, from the coding sequence GTGAATAATATCGATACTGTTGCCGTTATAGGCCTCGGATATATTGGGCTGCCCACGGCGGCAATCTTGGCAAGCAACGGTTTAAATGTAGTTGGCGTAGACGTTAATGAAGAAACGGTAAAGTCTGTTAATCGTGGAGATGTTCCTTTCGTCGAGCCAGATTTGGCCGCCTATGTCTCGGGCGCTGTAAGCTTGAAAAACCTTCAAGCGACGACGGAGATGCCCGCGGCGCAGGCCTACATTGTGGCCGTACCCACTCCCTTCCAAACCGATCGTTCGGCAGACCTGAGTTACATCAGGGCTGCTGCCGAGGCGATAGCGCCTAAACTGCGCGGCGGCGAGCTGGTCATACTTGAGTCAACGTCCCCGCCAGGAACCACGCAGTTCCTAGGGGACTTCCTAGTGAATCTCCGTCCGGACCTCACGCTTGACGGTGCAGATGGCAAACCCGAAATTCACGTCGCTCATTGCCCGGAGAGAGTTTTACCTGGTCGCATTATGGTAGAGCTCGTAACTAATGATCGCATTGTCGGAGGACTAACGGCTACCGCCGCCCAACTCGCAAAATCCCTTTACTCAGTTTTCTGCCAAGGCAAGATATTACTAACCGACGCAGCGACGGCTGAAATGGCAAAACTGGTCGAAAACTCTTATCGCGACGTTAATATTGCCTTCGCTAATGAGCTATCGGTAATAAGTGACAAACTAGGTATCAACGTTTGGGAGCTGATTGAACTTGCTAATCATCATCCTCGCGTCGACATTTTGAAGCCTGGGCCGGGTGTTGGAGGACATTGCATTGCGGTTGATCCTTGGTTCATCATTGCTGCAGCGCCTGAGGAAGCGCGACTGATTCGCCAAGCCCGGGAGACTAACGATGCGAAACCTAATTGGGTTGTTAATAAGGTCGCTGATCTGCTTGCCGATTATATTTCGCCTACTGTTGCTGTCCTAGGCTTGGCATTCAAGGCAAATATTGATGATCTTCGAGAATCCCCTGCAGTCGACATCGTGGAGAATCTGAGTCGCAAGCTGGATGGCTCTCGAATACTCGTCGTAGAACCTCATGTCCAGTCTCTCCCTCGCACTCTCGCGGGACTCGCTAACGTTACGCTGGGAGATCTTGGACCCTCACTAGCGGCGGCGGATGCCGTGGTGCTGCTCGTGGATCATGATTCTTTTAAGGAAATTCACAAGGAAGAACTAAGCGGCAAGCATCTTGTTGACACTCGCGGTATATGGAATTAG